A stretch of DNA from Gavia stellata isolate bGavSte3 chromosome 18, bGavSte3.hap2, whole genome shotgun sequence:
TTCCCAGAGGTCTCTAAAAACGTGCAGGATGCGTAACAGGCTACAGGGGAATTGAAGatacagggaaaggaaaggattaGAAAGAGGAATAAAGGGCATCTTTTCATTCTCAGCTGCTTAAATTGGCACATGGGGAATGTAATGACACTGAGTTATGAAGCATGTCTTTATGTTTAGGAAAGACTCTCTAAACTATCCAGGattgtggggagaaaaaaaaaaaaatagagaattttTGGACATTAAGGGCTGTAGGACAGGCTGTAGCAGTATCTAGGTAAGCGGCTGTATTCTTGTGGTCTTTCTGAGAGTGCTGGAAATGTGACATTATAGAAGTGATGATACAAGGGATGTGAGTGACGGAATGCCACAATTAAGTGATAAATTATTCTGCATTTGCGGGGAGCACATGGTCCTACATGAAATAGGCTGCCAGGAGTGCTAGAGGGCTGCAGGGACTTTATAGACAGTATCAGAAGAAAATGGATAGGCTTGCGGAGAGGATGGCGAGCACATGGGAGCTGTCTTTCAGTACGAGCAAGGTCTGCAAAAATTATCACAGAGCCGTCCCAAGGACTCGAGCCGAGGCTGGCTACGCAACGCTTAGGAGAAGCGGAAGGACTGCTGTCATAGCTTGAAGAGGGAGGTCTCGGAGTGCGAGAGGGTGCTGCGGGGCTCGGGTTCCCGGACGATGCCGGCGGGTCACAGTGCGGACCAGAGAGGCACGACCGTGGGAGCGGACGCAAGGCGCGGGGCAGAGCCGCAGGCGTTCTGCAGTCAGCCGTGCCCAGGCCGCCTCTATCCGGCCGGCACAGAACGCGGCTTCCTCCCCGCGGCGCCTGGAGCCGGAAAAAGAGGCCGGCGGAGGCCGGCCAGGGCCAGCCAGCCTCCTCACAGACCTGCCGCCAGCGCAGGAGGCCGCACGGACGAGGCCCGGCACACGACCGGGCCCTCCCCCTCAGGTCCTGAGGCCCTCCCCGCGCGGCGCTGGGGCCCAGGGAGCAGGGCGCCTCCAGGACGCGATACCTACGTATAATGCGTCGGCTGCTCGGTCTGCGGGGACCCACCGGACCCGCCGCCCCGCGACACCGCTTTCGAAACCGACGGCATCTTCCCCCGCCGTCAACAGAGCGCAGGCGCAGCCCGGTCCTGCCGGCCCCTCCCCCCTGCGACAccaccccgcccgccccgccccgccccaccccaccccacgaGCCCGCGCCGCGGGGGCCGGCCGGGAGTCGCGCGCGGGCTGGGCCTCGTGGcacccgccgcgccccgcctcCCCAGCGCGCGCGGGCTCGCGCGCCCGCAGGCCGGGCCGCCCCTCCCCCCGGGTCCCGGGGAAGAGCCCTCCGCAGCTGGGGTTGCCGCGCGGCCTCCGACCAGCGCGCGCTCCCGGGCCCGCCGCAGGCGCCCGACAGGCAGCCGGCGTCCGCCCGCGCCGTGCAGAAGGCGTCTTTCGACAGGGCGCGCAGAGCTGCTTCAGCCGGCTTCGGCGGGCGGCCTCGTGCGCCCTGTGGTAACAACGAAACGCGGCAAACGGTTTGCCACTTTCCCAACGCCTTAAAAGCAGGAAACGATGAGAATCGTTTCACAGGTACAAATTCTTTATTGAACACCGATGACATCACCCGAAAATACGGCACAGGCGAAGGGGCAGCTCCTTATTTCCCTAAACAAAGCGGTACGTTGCGGGATTCATCTTTTCAATGTaacaggaagaaagcaagctagTCAGTGAAACAGGCATTACGCCTCAGGTCAATGTAAATAAAATCCAGGGTCACTCTTGTATTCGCCAGGATGCCCCCGTCGGTGTATCCCGCTTGCAACATTCCACTGCTGTAAAAGCCGGATCCCAACACTAACCCTTGCGACGGTACCAGACCACCCGTCCTCGTTCGCCAGGCATCGCCAGGTCAAACCACAGGGACTCTGCAGCAACATGGAAAGCCCCGGTGGTGCCTGTTGCTCAGAGACTGATCAGCAGTATTAGACAAACATGATGCTAAGTCAGTTTTCTCTGTAGCTCCAGCCTGCCTTACTAGCTGCtggcatgttttgttttttggtttgtttgggggttttgttttttgttttggtttgttttttaattataaattttaatggcacagaaacagttttgcatttttacatttgaaagcttaaaaaaaaaggcctctGACTTTGAAGGGAACTAAGTCGTGTTAGTTGCTTAGATTCTTCCTCTCTAAGAAAAGTCTCCAGAGTATGAAAGTTTGAGTATCTGTGAATCTGTAGGAAAAACTAGATACTACATCGTTCAGTGAAACTAGGGGTTTCCTCCCCAATATAATGCAAGCCAATCACTTCGAGTCCCTGCAAAAACCTCTCCTACCAGTAATGATCGCCTAAATCAGGCATGCCTGAAAAGTTCTAGTCCAGAAAGCAAGCACCGGCTATGCGCTAAGGGTTGAAGAAAGTAATTTCTATGTTATTCAGtagaattacaaaaaaaaaaaaaaaaaaaaaaaatcagaacacaAAGAATCACGTATTAATGAATCATACACTTACAGTTGTCTTCAATATAAGTTGAACATACGCTGTGACTAACAAAGTGTCAAATGAAGGTCACCTTCAGCAGCAATTTTACATACTTATAACTTTGCTATTTTAATACACTGTGCATCTGAGGAAAATAATCCGTGGAGAAGAGATGGGTTGTATAAAATGTGTCTTCAAGCGCAAGCTGATTTGCAAAACCTCCTGTTCCTCCCTGCTGTGCAATGCCGGAAGAAACTACTCCTTGCACTGCCGGTGTAAATTACTAAGCTAagaccagcacaggcagcagcgcGATACGTGAAGGGATCACGCTTGCAAGACAAGGCTGCCGCCAGGCTGGAGAAGTAAGTTTTCCCATTAAAGCGTCCGTACAGCTTTCAGCCGGGTGAACGCCAGCAAACTTTTGGCAGCTCCTTCACTGCAGCCGCCGTCCCGTCCTCACTCCTCCTTCCGCGGCTGCAAGCGAGCGTTGCTTTTTTGGGCCACGTCTACAGCGTCCGCGATCTCACCGGAGAAGACCGCTTCCAGTCGCTCGTCAATCTCCGTTTTTTCCCTGAACACGcaccagagcagcagccccGTGCACAGCAGACTGAGAGGCAGCACCGTCCCCCACGGCCTCTCGTGGTCGCTCCCCATGGACCGGCTGACGCTCCACACCCGCGGGCTGGCCTTGCTGGCGGAGAAGGGGATGGCCCCCCCGCCCTCCGGATCCGCGCCCTCCGGACCCCGCCGCCCCGCCAGCCACCTCCGGGGGCCAGGCAGGCGCAGGGAGCGCCGCGCCCTGCAAAGACACACGCGTCAGAGGCGCGGAGCGCGCCGCCAacacccccggccccgcgcccgccacCTCACCGCCAGCGGCCCAGCGCCCAGCTCATCCCTGCGCGCCGCGCTGCCCTGctccgccccgcgccgcccggaAGCGGAAGCACGGCCGCGCCGGCGGCCTCGGGGCCCCGCTGGCTGACGGGCAGCCGGCCCGGGCCGAGGCCAGCTGCCGCGGGGGGGCGCTCGGCTGCTGCCGAGGAGCGGGCGGCCGAGACGGCGACGgaggggcccggggggggccctgCGCGCCCATGAACCGGAGAGGAGGCGGGAAAATGGCAGACGGCCTTCTCGGCCTACACCGACTCCTGCAGTAACGTTTGCACAGCTTGTGTTGGAAGAGTCCGTTTTATTCCCTGCTACATACAGAGAACGGCCACCTATTCCCTTGACACAACTATTCTTCTGTAACAGCGTGGTGTTTTCATAGCCCCTTCCTGTCGCATCCCgaacagctttcattttatcCGTGTGCTGAGCCTCTGGATGCATGCGGGGGGAGCGGCGTGTCACACGCTGCTGTggcaaaaaacatttcttcttctgctaaAGTCTGCACATTTTAGCATACAGATGAAATACCATGTTCTTAATATTACACCTAATTACCTTTCATACAACGTCTTGTAGCATTGGTCTTGAACGATTTTGTATTTACACCCCCTGTTACCATGCTTGATCAAAGTAAATAAGAAAGCTGGGACTGGAGACACAGAACCTGTAAACCTATGCCCAATACCGGCAAAGTTGTACAGATGTTCTCAGAAACCAGCCAACTGCTCTCAGTAATGGTCAGCCCTCACTCCGTTACCTTCCTTTTGCTTTAGGGCAGAAATTCAGAAAGTCAAGAATACTCGGCAGAAGGTAAATCATTTTAGTGCCACGATACGTGTTCAACTCGTTTGGCATTCTGTATGAACTCGCTGTTTGCCACCCAAGTTTCTTCACGCAGTGTCATTCCAGATTCCTGTATCGCCATGCAGGTGCTCATCATCCTTTGACCCATTAAGAACAGTTGTCACTGCCGTTGCCAGTTTGTGACTTCCATGTTCAACGCTAGTATTGTCAGCTGTAATATTTAGTTTAAGACATCAAGTTATTTCTGCTTATAAAcaccaaaacatttttgtcacAGAAATCACTAAACAGTTTTGACATAAGTCATCTAGAGTAAGCTGTGAATTCTGCTTTGATTATAGAGTTCTAATCTGCAGTAATTAAACGAACTACCAAACAGGCAGAAATACCGTGCAAGTTACATAGTTAGTAGTTTAGACATGCAGATAAAATGTTTCACAAAAATTCTAATGAGTTTtctctagaaaagaaaaagtcaccaatttaaaaaaatacagagaagaaagtttctcaaaataaaaagaagaaaaaattaagtatgtCACTAATTTTAAGCTAATTTAATTAGCTCAAATGTTCATTGTTTTCTTGAGGTGCCAATTctgaacataaaaatatatatatatttagggAAATTAAATCCTCCTTAGACAAATAGTTCATGTAACAATGGGCACGATGGACTGGAAGGAATGGGGGGGGAGAACAAAAAAtacccaacaacaacaaaaccaaaaaacaacttGTATGGAATTAATCCAGGTAAGCCTTGCTTCTTCATAGCCAGCACAGCCTTTCTTTCTAAAAACTGCATGTGATGTGGTACTTACCTAACTGAAatcagagagggaaaaaaggtgaCTAAGAGGATAAAACCAATTCAAACAATACAGAGAACATTTCAAGTGTTCTTGAAGAAGTCAGGCCTTGTGGTTGAGCATGCAGAAAGTGGAGTTAATTAAAAGATGCTTATGTGCTACAAATGCTGTAACACcgatttccttttcctttggcaCCTTAAGTACTGGAGACAAACTTCAATTACAACAGCAGTCAAAATTTTTCTATAAAGCTAAAATTTCAAGTCATCAACAGGTTTTTTGGGAGCAAAGTAACTCCTCTTGTGCAGGAATTAAGACCTAAGTACTTACTAAAAACTTTGTCGACTGAATTTTACCTCCGTATATGACAGAGTATCGAATCCTTGCCGTAACTGAAAACATTTGGGTATTCACATTCTGAACAGACGACAATGAAAAAGAACGGTACCAAAAAACTCACCAGAATTTCCTTTGTATGCAATACCGTGCCGACTTAATAAATCT
This window harbors:
- the LOC104258327 gene encoding ubiquinol-cytochrome-c reductase complex assembly factor 4, with protein sequence MSWALGRWRARRSLRLPGPRRWLAGRRGPEGADPEGGGAIPFSASKASPRVWSVSRSMGSDHERPWGTVLPLSLLCTGLLLWCVFREKTEIDERLEAVFSGEIADAVDVAQKSNARLQPRKEE